In Aestuariibaculum lutulentum, one DNA window encodes the following:
- a CDS encoding glycoside hydrolase family 30 protein: MNGQAVEWVCSTEENMYEYLTSKLEKTGTKTPTLEINDDYKGLVFKAWGTCFNERGWDAINMLSRTNQEKILSQLFSPEGDLRFTMGRFSMNANDYARDWYSCDEVNGDFQLKYFNIDRDKTTLIPFIKAAQEYNPDLMFWISPWSPPSWMKINNYYSVVSNEEYNELNPKLDYLLFEGNDKKYENQFPQKLAVNDYFIQDPRYLQTYANYFSKFITAYQEEGIPIKMVMFQNEPWSYTPYPGCAWTPEGIIRFNEEYLGPTLKEQHPNVDLYFGTINTNHYEVIDEVLSNLTQPETFSGIGFQWEGGQILSRIREKYPKYKYVQTESECGWGAFDWGAAEYTFNLINHYLGNGCEEYTFWNAILYDEGVSGWGWKQNALIRVDSKTRKATYTPEYFAVKHYTRYLTPGSIIKAFKPGKEDRLPVMLATNPNGEDLVFAGNFNEQSKTISVKLEGKFLNVALPPHSLNTFKVK; the protein is encoded by the coding sequence ATGAATGGGCAAGCAGTGGAGTGGGTATGCAGCACAGAAGAAAATATGTATGAATACTTAACTTCTAAGTTGGAAAAAACAGGAACAAAAACTCCTACTCTGGAGATTAACGATGATTATAAGGGTTTAGTTTTTAAAGCTTGGGGAACTTGTTTTAATGAGCGTGGATGGGATGCAATTAATATGTTATCACGTACTAATCAGGAAAAAATTTTAAGTCAGTTGTTTTCTCCGGAAGGTGATTTAAGATTTACTATGGGACGTTTTTCTATGAATGCAAACGATTATGCTCGCGATTGGTATAGCTGCGATGAAGTTAATGGTGATTTTCAGCTAAAATACTTTAATATAGATCGAGATAAAACAACTTTAATCCCTTTTATAAAGGCAGCACAGGAATACAATCCTGATTTAATGTTTTGGATTTCGCCTTGGTCACCTCCATCTTGGATGAAAATTAATAATTATTATTCGGTTGTTAGTAATGAAGAGTATAATGAGCTAAACCCAAAGTTAGATTATTTGCTATTTGAAGGAAATGATAAAAAATATGAAAATCAGTTTCCTCAGAAATTGGCAGTTAATGACTATTTTATTCAAGATCCACGCTATTTACAAACCTATGCCAATTATTTTAGTAAGTTCATAACAGCTTATCAAGAGGAAGGGATTCCTATTAAAATGGTTATGTTTCAAAATGAACCTTGGAGTTATACGCCTTATCCAGGTTGTGCTTGGACACCCGAAGGGATAATTCGTTTTAACGAGGAGTATTTGGGGCCAACATTAAAAGAACAGCATCCTAATGTAGATTTATATTTTGGAACAATAAATACTAATCATTATGAAGTAATTGATGAGGTTTTGTCCAATTTAACTCAACCAGAAACATTTAGCGGAATTGGTTTTCAATGGGAAGGCGGGCAAATTTTATCACGCATTCGTGAAAAATATCCAAAATATAAATATGTTCAAACAGAAAGTGAATGTGGTTGGGGCGCTTTTGATTGGGGCGCAGCTGAATACACCTTTAATTTAATAAATCATTACTTAGGTAATGGTTGTGAGGAATATACGTTTTGGAATGCTATTTTATACGATGAAGGTGTAAGTGGCTGGGGGTGGAAGCAAAATGCATTAATTCGTGTCGATTCTAAAACACGAAAAGCAACTTATACACCAGAATATTTTGCAGTAAAGCATTATACCCGGTACCTAACTCCTGGTAGTATAATAAAAGCATTTAAACCAGGTAAGGAAGATAGGTTGCCGGTAATGTTAGCTACGAACCCCAATGGAGAAGATTTAGTTTTTGCAGGTAACTTTAATGAGCAAAGTAAAACCATATCAGTAAAATTAGAGGGAAAATTTTTAAATGTAGCATTGCCACCACATTCCTTAAATACATTTAAAGTAAAATAA
- a CDS encoding PKD domain-containing protein, whose protein sequence is MKIINRYNLRFLALAMLMSVFVVGCSDENVMDPTADFTYEVDSENPLLVSFEATATNGKTLSWEFGDGGLSIAKSADYTFPSAGTYSVKLTVYGEEGSTPAVVTKSVTVIENPTAKFTATIEDLTVMFTSTTTASESFSWDFGDGQTSTEENPVHTYTDYGTYTVSLTVNGMEGSTPAMVSKDIMVEFNAPVFEAVVVENSDFELPGDSKYTNWANVPGWSSDTGAVDSGVEASAWWMSSDNSDYAGYKFSGDAPVYNLTNHIISEGEEFLLTVDAFDIWNGAKFTVTLYYNNGDGVRNVIETQTVDLVSSQWNPIELSASATAESVGARLGIEINTAAADGGDGWTGFDDIVLMAK, encoded by the coding sequence ATGAAAATAATTAATAGATATAATTTAAGATTTTTAGCTTTAGCTATGCTAATGTCTGTGTTTGTTGTGGGGTGTAGTGACGAAAATGTTATGGATCCAACAGCAGATTTTACTTATGAAGTTGATTCAGAGAATCCGTTATTGGTTTCTTTCGAAGCTACAGCTACGAATGGAAAAACACTGTCATGGGAGTTTGGAGATGGGGGATTATCAATTGCTAAAAGTGCAGATTATACATTTCCTTCTGCAGGAACATATTCGGTAAAGTTAACAGTTTATGGAGAAGAAGGATCTACGCCTGCTGTAGTTACAAAATCAGTAACGGTTATTGAAAATCCAACGGCAAAATTCACAGCAACTATTGAAGATTTAACGGTAATGTTTACAAGTACAACTACCGCTTCAGAATCATTTTCTTGGGATTTTGGGGATGGTCAAACGTCTACCGAAGAAAACCCTGTCCATACTTATACCGATTATGGGACTTATACAGTGTCATTAACAGTAAATGGAATGGAAGGTTCTACACCTGCTATGGTCTCAAAAGACATTATGGTAGAGTTTAATGCTCCTGTTTTTGAGGCGGTAGTTGTTGAAAATTCAGATTTTGAATTACCAGGTGATTCGAAATATACGAATTGGGCAAATGTTCCAGGATGGAGTAGTGATACTGGGGCAGTAGATTCTGGAGTAGAAGCATCTGCTTGGTGGATGAGCTCAGATAATAGTGATTATGCGGGGTATAAGTTTAGTGGAGATGCACCGGTTTATAATTTAACGAATCATATTATTTCAGAGGGAGAAGAGTTTCTATTAACTGTCGATGCTTTTGATATTTGGAATGGAGCCAAGTTTACAGTAACGCTGTATTATAATAATGGCGATGGCGTTCGAAATGTTATTGAAACACAAACAGTAGATCTTGTCTCATCTCAATGGAACCCTATCGAATTAAGTGCGTCTGCTACAGCAGAATCTGTAGGAGCAAGATTAGGAATAGAAATTAATACGGCAGCTGCTGATGGAGGTGATGGCTGGACCGGATTTGATGATATTGTATTAATGGCAAAATAG
- a CDS encoding LamG-like jellyroll fold domain-containing protein yields the protein MKTTKLLIVLILLSSIEIQCIYAQIASASDNLVVVPIADRKVPFNLSANGISKTIEFGPDLAWADMQNFRRNILFMGLDQIDIVRASFQPTYPLVNETDLTTEQINDLNNRLNLINTYVGPKTNLALNCDHPWVDNWYVGNPARWEQLIRTTAQKFIDAGHSIVTIGAFNEPDYGWGQGSAQDMYDITNLMNNNSFYDAIRLSGGNTLNCDEAQGWYDYLVPAGVDEGNTHQLAGSFNGFASFLQNVRANGHHATLDELHNIVEALVGYEYGMQTGIWWADIDLASGEMVKAFDGERLGYSEHRSNWTAAAVYRNPEGKVQAFGGTSERQAVTTTYNYLSKDRVVYYDGYGPQRSFVLELPGGTGYGQGQTNAERVINISWGDDIQPVINGTYKLVNRATGQVLEVAGDFNEAGVYQGNYSGKLTQQWEVFPVDSRVGGDFSYYRIKPVSSANRRLDLYGYSLEPGGKVSIWDNGPYGNQQWYLDYAEDGWFYIRSRESSYCAEINGSGNLVQGEKSNSQNQQWRFLPVDAPIEFDAPSIPTNLVAESRPTSVKLSWSASPESDVLGYDILRSQTMGGAYNTISRSVVTTEFVDNTVLAGETYFYVIKAVDQSLNQSNFSNEVTTSVNGANDMVVRLNLDSDTKDSTVNLNHAAINGGSFVSGINGEGAVSLNGSSDFMQLSSDIASYEELTISTWVKWAGFNVGQYLFEFSNGSDEYFYLSPSISGFTEFAIKHNGVEQKLNAAALPAGEWAHVAITIGDLGMFLYINGQVVAQSEIASIRPIDIMPFLNYLGVNTGNKKYFEGLVDDFRIYNYQMTPGTVGAIYNALSVEDDKLIANKINLWPVPADDFLNITTSEKSHLANYKLFLYSLNGKLLIEKQSHFSNNLQLDVSGLTSGLYILKMTSDTGNITKKIIVNH from the coding sequence ATGAAAACAACTAAACTTTTAATTGTATTGATATTACTTTCTAGTATTGAAATACAATGTATATATGCGCAAATAGCTAGTGCAAGTGATAATTTGGTAGTCGTGCCAATCGCTGATAGAAAAGTACCTTTTAATTTGTCCGCAAACGGAATTTCAAAAACTATAGAATTTGGTCCTGATTTAGCTTGGGCCGATATGCAAAACTTTCGTCGTAATATCCTTTTTATGGGGTTGGATCAAATTGATATTGTTCGAGCATCTTTTCAGCCAACCTATCCTTTGGTCAACGAGACAGATCTTACAACAGAGCAAATTAACGATCTTAATAATCGGTTGAATTTGATTAATACTTATGTGGGGCCTAAAACAAACCTGGCGCTTAATTGCGATCATCCTTGGGTAGATAATTGGTATGTCGGGAATCCGGCACGTTGGGAACAATTAATTAGAACTACGGCGCAAAAGTTTATCGATGCAGGGCATTCTATCGTTACCATAGGAGCATTTAATGAGCCGGATTATGGCTGGGGTCAGGGATCTGCTCAAGATATGTATGATATTACTAATCTAATGAACAATAATTCATTTTATGATGCGATTAGGCTTTCCGGAGGTAATACTTTAAATTGTGATGAAGCTCAGGGATGGTATGATTATTTAGTGCCTGCGGGTGTTGATGAGGGGAATACACATCAGTTAGCTGGCAGTTTTAATGGGTTTGCCAGCTTTCTTCAAAATGTTAGAGCCAATGGACATCATGCAACACTTGATGAACTTCATAATATTGTAGAAGCTTTGGTTGGCTATGAATATGGTATGCAAACTGGTATTTGGTGGGCAGATATCGATCTGGCCAGTGGGGAAATGGTGAAGGCTTTTGATGGCGAGCGATTAGGGTATTCAGAACATCGATCTAACTGGACAGCAGCAGCCGTGTACAGAAATCCAGAAGGGAAAGTTCAGGCCTTCGGAGGAACATCAGAACGCCAGGCCGTAACGACAACATATAATTATTTATCAAAAGATAGGGTAGTTTATTATGATGGTTATGGGCCACAACGAAGCTTTGTTTTGGAGTTGCCAGGAGGCACAGGATACGGTCAAGGTCAAACCAATGCAGAGCGCGTTATAAACATCTCTTGGGGAGACGATATACAACCAGTAATAAACGGAACCTATAAATTGGTAAACAGAGCTACAGGACAAGTACTTGAAGTTGCAGGCGATTTTAACGAAGCAGGTGTTTATCAAGGTAATTATTCAGGGAAACTAACACAGCAGTGGGAAGTGTTTCCTGTAGACTCCAGAGTAGGAGGCGATTTTAGTTACTATCGAATTAAACCTGTGTCAAGTGCCAATAGAAGATTGGATTTGTACGGGTATTCATTAGAGCCAGGAGGGAAGGTTAGTATTTGGGATAATGGGCCCTATGGAAATCAGCAATGGTATTTAGATTACGCTGAAGATGGATGGTTTTATATTAGAAGCAGAGAAAGTTCTTATTGCGCAGAAATAAATGGTTCTGGTAATTTGGTTCAAGGAGAAAAATCTAATTCACAAAACCAGCAGTGGCGTTTTCTTCCTGTTGATGCTCCTATAGAATTCGATGCACCCAGCATACCAACCAATTTAGTTGCAGAAAGTCGACCGACATCGGTAAAACTTAGTTGGAGTGCGAGTCCGGAATCTGATGTTTTAGGCTATGATATTCTTCGATCTCAAACAATGGGAGGTGCTTACAATACCATATCAAGAAGCGTGGTTACAACCGAGTTTGTAGATAATACAGTGCTTGCGGGAGAAACTTATTTTTATGTAATAAAGGCAGTTGACCAATCTTTAAATCAGTCAAATTTTTCAAATGAGGTCACTACAAGTGTAAACGGCGCAAATGATATGGTTGTTCGTCTTAATTTAGATAGTGACACTAAGGATAGTACTGTAAATTTAAATCATGCAGCTATTAATGGAGGGAGCTTTGTTTCAGGAATAAACGGCGAAGGAGCCGTGTCTTTAAACGGAAGTTCAGATTTTATGCAATTGTCTTCAGATATAGCTAGTTATGAAGAATTAACCATTTCAACTTGGGTAAAATGGGCGGGGTTTAATGTGGGACAGTATCTATTTGAGTTTAGTAATGGTAGTGATGAGTATTTTTATTTATCTCCTTCTATTTCCGGGTTTACCGAATTTGCAATAAAGCACAATGGCGTGGAACAAAAATTAAATGCGGCTGCATTGCCAGCAGGAGAATGGGCTCATGTTGCTATAACGATAGGAGATTTAGGAATGTTTCTTTACATAAATGGGCAAGTGGTTGCACAATCAGAAATCGCTTCCATACGACCGATTGATATTATGCCTTTTTTGAATTATTTAGGTGTAAACACAGGTAATAAAAAATATTTTGAAGGACTTGTTGATGATTTCAGAATTTATAATTATCAAATGACTCCGGGTACAGTTGGTGCAATTTATAATGCGCTGTCTGTAGAAGATGATAAACTAATAGCTAACAAGATTAACTTGTGGCCTGTACCTGCAGATGACTTTTTAAATATTACGACTTCAGAAAAATCACATTTGGCAAATTATAAATTGTTTTTGTATAGTTTGAATGGAAAGCTGTTAATTGAAAAACAGTCCCACTTTTCAAATAATCTACAATTAGATGTTTCGGGTTTAACGTCGGGGTTATATATTCTTAAAATGACAAGCGATACAGGAAATATTACTAAAAAAATTATAGTTAATCATTAA
- a CDS encoding glycoside hydrolase family 43 protein encodes MKNIEKIYRLLIACFFVILVSCNENLETQSEFKNYLFAYFVGNGPEEESIRFALSRDGFNYYALNNNEPIIDSGDISSTGGVRDPHILRGHDGKTFYMVVTDMVSANGWSSNRAMVLMKSTDLIHWTSTVVNIPRTFPNEFVDIVRVWAPQTIYDNKAKKYMIYWSMLGESGPDKIYYAYANADFTGLETTPEQLYFSPTNSACIDGDIIYKDGKYHLFFKNEDEGKKGIMQAVSNSLTEGYEEVDGFMDQTDEAVEGSSIFKLIGSDDYILMYDVYNQGKYQFTKTKDLINFKIVDESVSMDFHPRHGTVIPITELETKILIEKWGKTLDSKF; translated from the coding sequence ATGAAAAATATTGAAAAGATATATAGGTTATTGATAGCTTGCTTTTTTGTGATACTTGTTTCTTGTAATGAAAATTTAGAAACTCAAAGTGAGTTTAAAAATTACCTATTTGCATATTTTGTGGGTAATGGTCCAGAAGAGGAGTCTATAAGATTTGCACTAAGTCGTGATGGTTTTAATTACTATGCACTTAACAATAATGAACCTATTATAGATTCTGGAGACATAAGCTCTACAGGTGGTGTTCGTGATCCTCATATATTACGTGGCCATGATGGGAAAACGTTCTATATGGTTGTAACCGATATGGTTTCAGCTAATGGATGGAGTTCTAACCGAGCTATGGTTTTAATGAAATCTACAGACTTAATTCATTGGACATCGACAGTGGTTAATATTCCAAGGACTTTTCCAAATGAGTTTGTAGATATTGTAAGAGTGTGGGCGCCGCAAACCATTTATGATAATAAGGCTAAAAAGTATATGATTTATTGGTCTATGTTAGGTGAATCTGGGCCAGATAAAATATATTATGCCTATGCTAATGCAGATTTTACAGGTTTAGAAACGACGCCAGAACAATTATATTTCAGTCCTACAAATAGTGCTTGTATCGATGGAGATATTATATATAAAGATGGTAAATATCACTTGTTTTTTAAAAATGAAGATGAAGGAAAAAAGGGTATTATGCAGGCAGTTTCCAATAGTTTAACAGAAGGATATGAAGAGGTAGATGGTTTTATGGATCAAACCGATGAAGCTGTAGAAGGCTCAAGTATATTTAAGTTAATTGGTTCTGATGACTATATTTTAATGTACGATGTTTATAATCAGGGTAAATACCAATTTACAAAAACCAAAGACCTAATCAATTTCAAAATTGTAGATGAAAGTGTTTCAATGGATTTTCACCCAAGACATGGAACAGTTATTCCAATTACAGAATTGGAAACGAAAATATTAATAGAAAAGTGGGGCAAAACTTTGGATTCAAAATTCTAA
- a CDS encoding RagB/SusD family nutrient uptake outer membrane protein has translation MNRIKNIYILLLILLITGCNDDFLEVAPLDRFSDSAVWSDPALITAYVDNIYMGQHHAFQTEMMSSLSDESMDVWDWEAKPILNSEISDSYLGVLSPWHWTGDYYNLTWNSLYKNIRACNLFFENIEKSGLEGDDIDKLKGEVHFLRGYFYGWLMSFYGGVPIIDKAYTPTDEFLVPRNTLEETVNFIVADCDAAAAMLPASGDKARATKGAALTLKSKILLYAASDLFASASWTNGYGNPELISYTSGSQMDRWKAAKDAAKAVINLGVYSLYGGTSFDSQEAATQNYINIFLNNGNEEDIFLSFFDHANNANNWDNPNVGLFNGPNGWENWGGNTPIGQLVDDYEMADGTYFDWSNPDQAAAPYENRDPRFYANILYDGAYWKPRPESTAGTDPTGRVQTGSYVQADGTTIPGLDTRQGPVQDWNGTYTGYYLRKFIDPAVNHTATNMQKYPWRQMRYAEVLLNYAEACIELGEEGEAKTYLNMIRNRAGMPDVPVSETGVDLMERYRNERRIELSYEQHRYFDIRRWMIAPDVITPAEGIKIVYPYGSSTPTYSVLDNVQGRAWNDNKSYFLPILLDELNRNNELIQNPGY, from the coding sequence ATGAATCGTATAAAAAACATATATATATTATTACTAATCTTGTTGATAACAGGTTGTAATGATGATTTTCTTGAAGTAGCACCGCTAGATCGATTTTCAGATTCGGCAGTGTGGTCAGATCCGGCTTTAATAACCGCTTACGTAGATAATATTTACATGGGGCAACATCATGCGTTTCAAACAGAAATGATGTCCTCGCTAAGTGATGAATCTATGGACGTTTGGGATTGGGAAGCAAAACCAATTTTAAACAGTGAAATTAGTGATAGTTATTTAGGTGTACTGAGCCCTTGGCATTGGACAGGAGATTACTATAATCTAACCTGGAATAGTCTCTATAAAAATATTAGAGCTTGTAATCTGTTTTTTGAAAATATTGAAAAATCAGGTTTAGAAGGTGACGATATCGATAAGTTAAAAGGTGAAGTTCACTTTTTAAGAGGTTATTTCTATGGGTGGTTAATGAGCTTTTACGGAGGTGTTCCAATAATAGATAAGGCATATACACCAACAGATGAGTTTTTAGTGCCTCGAAATACGCTGGAAGAGACTGTGAATTTCATTGTTGCAGATTGCGATGCAGCTGCAGCGATGTTGCCTGCATCTGGAGATAAAGCAAGAGCTACAAAAGGAGCTGCTTTAACTTTAAAGTCTAAGATTTTATTATACGCAGCTAGTGATTTGTTTGCTTCAGCATCATGGACTAATGGTTATGGAAATCCTGAATTAATCAGTTATACCAGTGGAAGTCAAATGGATCGTTGGAAAGCGGCTAAAGATGCTGCTAAAGCTGTTATTAACCTGGGAGTGTATAGTCTTTATGGGGGTACAAGTTTTGATTCTCAAGAGGCAGCTACACAGAATTACATCAATATTTTCTTGAACAATGGAAATGAAGAAGATATTTTCTTAAGCTTCTTTGATCACGCTAATAATGCTAATAACTGGGATAATCCAAACGTTGGTTTGTTTAACGGACCTAACGGCTGGGAAAACTGGGGAGGAAATACACCAATTGGACAATTGGTTGACGATTATGAGATGGCAGACGGAACTTATTTTGATTGGAGCAATCCAGATCAGGCAGCTGCACCTTATGAAAATCGAGATCCAAGATTTTATGCTAATATTCTTTACGATGGCGCATATTGGAAACCACGTCCGGAGTCTACAGCAGGAACTGATCCTACCGGAAGAGTACAAACAGGATCATATGTTCAGGCAGATGGCACAACCATCCCGGGTCTAGATACCCGTCAGGGACCGGTGCAAGACTGGAATGGTACGTATACGGGATATTACTTGAGAAAGTTTATAGATCCTGCAGTAAATCATACGGCTACCAACATGCAAAAATATCCTTGGAGACAAATGCGATATGCCGAAGTATTATTGAATTATGCTGAGGCATGTATAGAGTTAGGAGAAGAAGGTGAGGCTAAAACGTATTTAAACATGATACGTAACCGCGCAGGCATGCCAGATGTTCCGGTAAGTGAAACAGGAGTAGATTTAATGGAACGTTACAGAAACGAACGCCGTATCGAGTTATCATACGAACAACATCGTTATTTTGATATAAGACGATGGATGATTGCTCCAGATGTAATTACTCCAGCCGAGGGTATTAAAATTGTATATCCTTACGGAAGTAGCACCCCAACATATTCTGTTCTTGATAATGTTCAAGGGAGAGCATGGAATGATAATAAATCGTATTTCCTTCCAATTTTATTGGATGAGTTGAATAGAAATAATGAGTTGATCCAGAATCCTGGTTACTAA
- a CDS encoding sugar-binding domain-containing protein: MKHYLKINFLVLLSISIFACSYNKEQQNENVFGKQNFDFNWKFKLGDFPMAANLNFDDENWRTLDIPHDWSIEGQISPENATGNDGGYFPAGIGWYRKDFDISKELEGNKISIYFEGVYMNAEVFINGKSLGVHPYGYTSFEHDLSPYIQYGNKNTLAVRVDNSQQKNCRWYSGSGIYRHVWLKVNSPLHIANWGVGISTPEISSEKATVQVNTTIQNETNKTQSLQLITEISNSSGEIAGKEEQEIELKPNGKQVVTQNVEVTNPKLWSPDYPDLYVATSTLKKRGENIDQEENSFGIRSIEYSADKGFILNGESIKLNGGCVHHDNGILGAAAYDRAEERKVELLKAAGYNSVRTAHNPPSEAFLEACDRLGLLVIDEAFDGWREKKTTHDYASIFDEWWQRDIEAMVLRDRNHPSIVMWSSGNEIIERTKPEAVETARLLNSYIRELDPTRPVTSAMTSWDQGWDIFDPLMAEHDICGYNYMMHESEGDHERDPSRVIVQTESYPKDAFYNWKMVQDHSYIIGDFVWTAMDYLGESSIGRYYYPGEPEGQHWKQDFYPWHGAYCGDIDLIGWRKPISHYRDLLWNNTEKIYMAVREPNPSEGEIKTTMWAVWPTWESWNWPGYEGKPIEVEVYSKYPSVRLYLDNELIAEQKTGLDQEYKAVFTLPYKKGILKAVGVQDNQELESCILKTEKEASQIKLTADRNTIKSNGQDLTFVTVEVTDSDGQLVSNADNSVSFTITGPGKIIGVGNANLKDETAYNVHTHKVWKGRALVVIKGGKEAGEIKLKAISSGLTEASLIVNLAE; encoded by the coding sequence ATGAAACACTATTTAAAAATCAATTTTCTTGTTCTTTTAAGTATTTCAATATTCGCTTGTTCTTACAACAAAGAACAACAAAATGAGAATGTATTTGGAAAACAAAATTTCGATTTCAATTGGAAATTTAAATTGGGAGACTTTCCCATGGCTGCCAATTTAAATTTTGACGATGAAAATTGGAGAACTCTTGATATACCTCATGACTGGAGTATTGAAGGTCAGATCAGTCCAGAAAACGCTACTGGAAATGACGGTGGGTATTTTCCCGCTGGCATAGGTTGGTATCGTAAAGATTTCGATATCTCAAAAGAACTAGAAGGAAATAAAATAAGCATATATTTTGAAGGTGTTTATATGAATGCAGAAGTCTTTATCAACGGAAAGTCTTTGGGTGTTCATCCATATGGGTATACCTCTTTTGAACATGATTTAAGTCCTTACATTCAATATGGAAATAAAAATACATTAGCTGTTCGCGTAGATAATTCACAGCAAAAAAATTGTCGCTGGTATAGTGGTTCGGGAATTTACCGTCATGTTTGGTTAAAAGTTAATTCGCCTTTGCATATAGCTAATTGGGGCGTAGGAATATCAACACCTGAGATTTCCAGCGAAAAGGCCACTGTTCAAGTTAATACGACCATTCAAAACGAAACGAATAAAACACAAAGTCTTCAGTTGATTACTGAAATTTCAAATTCTAGCGGAGAAATTGCAGGAAAAGAAGAACAGGAGATAGAGCTCAAGCCTAATGGCAAACAAGTGGTTACACAAAATGTAGAGGTGACCAATCCGAAGTTATGGAGCCCTGATTACCCAGATTTATATGTAGCAACATCTACATTAAAAAAGAGAGGAGAAAATATTGATCAAGAGGAAAATAGCTTTGGTATACGATCAATTGAATATTCAGCCGATAAGGGCTTTATCTTAAATGGAGAGTCTATTAAATTAAATGGAGGTTGTGTTCATCATGATAATGGAATTTTAGGTGCGGCAGCATACGATAGAGCTGAAGAACGAAAAGTTGAATTATTAAAAGCTGCTGGATATAATTCGGTTAGAACTGCACATAATCCGCCCTCAGAAGCCTTTTTAGAAGCTTGTGATCGACTGGGTTTATTGGTTATTGATGAGGCGTTTGATGGGTGGCGTGAGAAAAAAACAACACACGATTATGCTAGTATTTTTGATGAATGGTGGCAACGAGATATAGAGGCTATGGTTTTACGTGATCGTAATCATCCATCAATTGTTATGTGGAGTAGTGGTAATGAAATTATAGAGCGAACAAAACCCGAAGCCGTAGAAACAGCTAGACTGCTTAATAGCTATATTAGAGAACTTGATCCAACAAGACCTGTAACTTCGGCTATGACGTCATGGGATCAGGGTTGGGATATTTTCGATCCATTAATGGCCGAGCATGATATTTGCGGGTATAATTATATGATGCATGAATCAGAGGGCGATCATGAAAGAGATCCTTCACGGGTTATCGTTCAAACCGAGTCTTACCCTAAAGATGCCTTTTATAATTGGAAAATGGTTCAAGATCACTCTTACATTATAGGAGATTTTGTCTGGACAGCTATGGATTATTTAGGGGAATCAAGTATTGGACGCTACTATTATCCAGGAGAACCTGAAGGACAACATTGGAAGCAGGATTTTTACCCTTGGCACGGGGCTTATTGTGGTGATATTGATTTAATAGGATGGCGTAAACCTATTTCTCACTATAGAGATCTTCTTTGGAATAATACCGAAAAGATTTATATGGCAGTTCGTGAGCCAAATCCAAGTGAAGGCGAAATAAAAACAACCATGTGGGCTGTGTGGCCAACTTGGGAAAGCTGGAATTGGCCTGGATATGAAGGAAAGCCTATTGAAGTTGAGGTCTATTCTAAATATCCAAGTGTACGTCTTTACCTAGACAATGAACTAATTGCAGAGCAAAAAACAGGACTAGATCAAGAGTATAAAGCGGTCTTTACATTACCTTATAAAAAAGGAATTTTAAAAGCAGTTGGAGTTCAGGATAATCAGGAATTAGAATCGTGTATACTTAAAACTGAAAAAGAGGCTTCACAAATAAAGTTAACTGCAGACAGAAATACTATAAAATCAAATGGTCAGGATTTAACATTCGTAACCGTTGAGGTAACAGATAGCGATGGTCAATTGGTGTCCAATGCAGATAATAGTGTATCATTTACTATAACTGGTCCTGGTAAAATTATAGGGGTTGGTAATGCAAATTTAAAGGACGAAACAGCATATAATGTACATACTCATAAAGTTTGGAAAGGGAGAGCTTTAGTCGTTATAAAAGGAGGAAAGGAAGCTGGTGAAATTAAACTTAAAGCCATTTCTTCTGGTTTAACTGAAGCGTCTTTAATAGTAAACCTTGCAGAGTAA